In Variovorax paradoxus, a single genomic region encodes these proteins:
- a CDS encoding Bug family tripartite tricarboxylate transporter substrate binding protein — MFDKPPRPTAPPAARSLLPALAFLALAPPAFAQANNNWHPDRPVTLVVPYSAGGGTDATARAVSKQLGVIWHQPVIVENMPGADGLIGTRRVMEAKPDGYTLLLQVPSIVVTRYTPGLKGIDPLARLEPVTAVSQSPAAVVASAKLPVKTFGEFVQYCKTAAQPCSLGTGESLARISAKQLAAEAGLPNLIVVNYRGTGAIVTDMIANNVNMAFTGITAALPHYKAGTLKILATQGPKRAAALPEVPTTTEAGYPQFQSVTWFGLFAPKGTSPAVTQGIVAALREAVKDADVQKTIASAGAEPVVNAPAAFAAQVREESERLATLVKLYPLE; from the coding sequence ATGTTCGACAAGCCCCCCAGACCGACTGCGCCGCCAGCCGCGCGCAGCCTGCTTCCCGCACTGGCGTTCCTCGCGCTTGCACCGCCGGCGTTCGCGCAGGCGAACAACAACTGGCATCCGGACCGACCCGTCACGCTGGTCGTGCCCTACTCGGCCGGCGGCGGCACCGACGCGACCGCCCGCGCTGTCTCCAAGCAGCTTGGCGTGATCTGGCACCAGCCCGTGATCGTCGAGAACATGCCCGGCGCCGACGGCCTGATCGGCACGCGCCGCGTGATGGAAGCGAAGCCCGATGGCTACACCCTGCTGCTGCAGGTTCCGTCGATCGTCGTCACCCGCTACACGCCCGGCCTCAAGGGCATCGACCCGCTCGCGCGGCTGGAGCCGGTGACGGCGGTGTCGCAGTCGCCCGCCGCCGTGGTCGCGAGCGCCAAGCTGCCGGTGAAGACCTTCGGCGAATTCGTCCAGTATTGCAAGACGGCGGCGCAGCCCTGTTCGCTCGGCACGGGTGAGTCGCTGGCACGCATCTCGGCGAAGCAGCTGGCGGCCGAGGCTGGCCTGCCGAACCTGATCGTCGTCAACTACCGCGGCACGGGCGCGATCGTGACCGACATGATCGCCAACAACGTCAACATGGCCTTCACCGGGATCACCGCCGCACTGCCGCACTACAAGGCGGGCACGCTGAAGATCCTCGCCACGCAGGGCCCGAAGCGCGCGGCCGCGCTGCCCGAGGTGCCGACCACCACCGAGGCCGGCTATCCGCAATTCCAATCGGTTACTTGGTTCGGTCTGTTCGCACCCAAGGGCACGTCACCTGCCGTGACGCAGGGCATCGTCGCCGCGCTGCGCGAGGCCGTGAAGGATGCCGATGTGCAGAAGACCATCGCCTCCGCCGGTGCGGAGCCCGTGGTCAACGCGCCCGCCGCCTTCGCGGCGCAGGTGCGCGAAGAGAGCGAGCGACTGGCGACGCTCGTGAAGCTCTACCCGCTCGAGTGA
- a CDS encoding isocitrate lyase/PEP mutase family protein produces MSTPTSLRDLLGAPGMVIAPGAYDAIGARLIEQAGFAAAYMTGAGTSAARGFPDFGLLTMSEMVDNAAVMARSVAIPLIADADTGYGNELNVTRTVREYEARGVAAIHIEDQVAPKRCGHLDGKEVVSREEFVSKIRAAVEARRTKAFIVIARTDARAMLGLDEAIERANAALQAGADMAFVEATQTIEEVAAVPKRVHGPCLLNVVPGGRTPVFDLREAEAMGYRLAILPGLMLKAAIEAGDAALAELKATSKAPTVNATVAQTFRRFGADEWDALRTRFNAGATMESR; encoded by the coding sequence ATGAGCACCCCCACCTCATTGCGCGACCTGCTTGGCGCACCCGGCATGGTGATCGCCCCGGGCGCGTACGACGCCATCGGCGCGCGCCTGATCGAGCAGGCCGGTTTCGCCGCGGCCTACATGACGGGCGCCGGCACCTCGGCCGCACGCGGCTTCCCTGACTTCGGCCTGCTCACCATGAGCGAGATGGTCGACAACGCGGCGGTGATGGCGCGCTCGGTCGCCATTCCGCTCATCGCCGACGCCGACACGGGCTACGGCAACGAGCTGAACGTGACACGCACCGTGCGCGAGTACGAGGCGCGCGGCGTGGCGGCCATCCACATCGAGGACCAGGTCGCGCCCAAGCGCTGCGGCCATCTCGACGGCAAGGAAGTGGTGTCGCGCGAGGAGTTCGTCTCGAAGATCCGCGCAGCGGTGGAAGCGCGACGCACCAAGGCGTTCATCGTCATCGCGCGCACCGACGCGCGTGCCATGCTGGGCCTGGACGAGGCCATCGAACGCGCCAACGCCGCATTGCAGGCAGGCGCCGACATGGCTTTTGTCGAGGCCACGCAAACGATCGAGGAAGTGGCCGCCGTGCCGAAGCGCGTGCACGGCCCCTGCCTGCTCAACGTGGTGCCGGGCGGGCGCACGCCGGTGTTCGACCTGCGCGAGGCCGAAGCCATGGGCTACAGGCTGGCGATCCTGCCGGGACTGATGCTCAAGGCCGCCATCGAGGCCGGCGATGCGGCGCTGGCCGAACTCAAGGCGACCTCCAAGGCCCCGACGGTGAATGCCACCGTGGCCCAGACCTTCCGCCGCTTCGGCGCCGACGAGTGGGATGCCCTGCGCACGCGTTTCAACGCAGGCGCCACGATGGAAAGCCGCTGA
- the leuC gene encoding 3-isopropylmalate dehydratase large subunit encodes MARTLFDKLWDAHVVRELGDGWALLHVDRHLLHDLSGPPALAEVAARGLPLHDPALVFATPDHAASSLPGRTPGTFPLGGRLHGALAKLSADAGVRFYDLGQPGQGIVHVMGPELGIVLPGLTVICGDSHTCTNGGLGALAFGVGSSESTHALATQTLRQQKPKRMRIRCDGALGAGVTAKDLALHIIGKLGAAAGVGYAIEFAGEAVRALDVEARLTLCNLTVELGARFGLIAPDRRTVEWVRGRNFAPTGEAFDAAAAHWLLLASDEDAVFDREETINAGTIAPTITWGTSPEDAIAIDGTVPDPSTAADDATRGAIEAALDYMGLAPRTAIAGTPVDWVFIGSCANSRLPDLRAAAAVARGRHVAHGVTAWVVPGSENVRRAAEAEGLRDVFEAAGFQWREPGCSMCVAANGEQVPPQARCVSTSNRNFVGRQGPGARTHLASPAMAAAAAVTGRITDVRTLA; translated from the coding sequence ATGGCCCGCACCCTGTTCGACAAGCTCTGGGACGCGCACGTCGTGCGCGAGCTGGGCGACGGCTGGGCCCTGCTGCACGTCGATCGCCACCTGCTGCACGACCTCTCGGGGCCGCCCGCACTGGCCGAAGTCGCCGCGCGCGGCCTTCCGCTGCATGACCCCGCGCTGGTCTTCGCCACGCCCGACCATGCCGCATCGAGCCTGCCCGGGCGCACGCCCGGCACCTTTCCGCTCGGTGGCCGGCTGCACGGCGCACTCGCCAAGCTCAGCGCCGATGCCGGCGTGCGCTTCTACGACCTCGGCCAGCCCGGCCAGGGCATCGTGCATGTGATGGGGCCGGAGCTGGGCATCGTGCTGCCGGGCCTCACCGTGATCTGCGGCGACAGCCACACCTGCACCAACGGCGGCCTCGGCGCGCTGGCCTTCGGCGTGGGCTCTTCCGAGAGCACGCACGCGCTGGCCACGCAGACGCTGCGCCAACAGAAGCCGAAGCGCATGCGCATTCGCTGCGACGGCGCGCTCGGCGCGGGCGTCACCGCGAAGGACCTGGCGCTGCACATCATCGGCAAGCTCGGCGCGGCGGCGGGCGTAGGCTACGCGATCGAGTTCGCGGGCGAGGCGGTGCGCGCGCTCGACGTCGAGGCACGGCTCACACTGTGCAACCTCACGGTGGAGCTCGGCGCGCGCTTCGGCCTGATCGCGCCCGACCGGCGCACCGTCGAATGGGTGCGCGGGCGCAATTTCGCGCCCACAGGCGAGGCCTTCGACGCGGCGGCCGCGCACTGGCTCTTGCTGGCCTCGGACGAAGACGCGGTGTTCGACCGCGAGGAAACGATCAACGCCGGCACCATCGCGCCCACCATCACCTGGGGCACCAGCCCCGAGGACGCCATCGCCATCGACGGCACGGTGCCCGATCCGTCGACGGCAGCCGACGACGCCACCCGCGGCGCCATCGAGGCCGCGCTCGACTACATGGGCCTCGCGCCGCGCACCGCCATCGCCGGCACACCGGTCGACTGGGTCTTCATCGGCTCTTGCGCCAACTCGCGCCTGCCCGACCTGCGCGCGGCCGCCGCGGTGGCGCGCGGGCGCCATGTCGCCCATGGCGTCACCGCGTGGGTCGTGCCCGGCTCCGAGAACGTCAGGCGCGCGGCCGAAGCCGAAGGGCTGCGCGATGTGTTCGAGGCCGCGGGCTTCCAGTGGCGCGAGCCCGGCTGCAGCATGTGCGTGGCCGCCAATGGCGAGCAGGTGCCGCCGCAGGCACGCTGCGTGTCCACGTCGAACCGCAACTTCGTCGGACGCCAGGGCCCCGGCGCGCGCACGCATCTCGCGAGCCCCGCGATGGCCGCGGCCGCCGCGGTCACCGGCCGCATCACCGACGTGAGGACGCTCGCATGA
- a CDS encoding GntR family transcriptional regulator, which yields MNTSSKHSVPPPALAKGTPLHRQLFLTLRDQISRGMFAPGTPLPKEEALCESFGVSRITVRRALADLVALGLLEKRHGLGTFVRMDLPLARPIPSLGLVDGLRKTALATHAEVLEVAHAVPPPDVATLLQLDPGALAVHALRLRSKGDVPVMLTDAWVPLRLGRRVSAAALRKQALYEILMGQGVKFGRAVQELTAIAADAQQSRLLRTELGGPLLKLVRVIHDTDLAPVQHLTAYMSPAHSRILMDIPGETVNTLTAGQIVFDES from the coding sequence ATGAACACCTCCTCCAAGCACTCCGTCCCGCCGCCTGCGCTGGCCAAGGGGACGCCGTTGCATCGGCAGCTTTTCCTGACGCTGCGCGACCAGATCTCGCGCGGCATGTTTGCGCCGGGGACTCCATTGCCCAAGGAGGAGGCGCTGTGCGAAAGCTTCGGCGTTTCGCGCATCACGGTCAGGCGTGCGCTGGCCGATCTGGTCGCGCTGGGGCTGCTGGAGAAACGCCACGGGCTCGGCACGTTCGTGCGGATGGATCTGCCATTGGCGCGGCCCATCCCGTCGCTGGGTCTGGTCGACGGCCTGCGCAAGACGGCACTCGCAACCCACGCTGAAGTGCTGGAGGTCGCGCATGCGGTGCCTCCGCCCGATGTCGCGACGCTGCTGCAGCTCGACCCCGGTGCCCTGGCGGTTCACGCGCTGCGCCTGCGCAGCAAGGGCGATGTGCCGGTCATGCTCACCGACGCCTGGGTTCCGCTGCGCCTGGGCCGCCGGGTCTCTGCCGCGGCGCTGCGCAAGCAGGCCCTCTATGAGATCCTGATGGGGCAGGGCGTCAAGTTCGGGCGCGCCGTACAGGAGCTGACGGCGATCGCCGCGGACGCGCAGCAGTCGCGCCTGCTGCGAACCGAACTGGGCGGGCCGCTGCTCAAGCTGGTGCGGGTGATCCACGACACGGACCTGGCGCCGGTGCAGCATCTGACTGCCTACATGTCGCCGGCGCACAGCCGCATCCTGATGGACATTCCCGGCGAGACGGTCAACACCCTGACGGCGGGGCAGATAGTGTTCGACGAGTCCTGA
- the leuD gene encoding 3-isopropylmalate dehydratase small subunit, producing MTPFTCVTGAAVPLMRANIDTDVIIRIERLTSFQRDQLGPYAFEALRLRSDGSEDPACVLNQPAFRRAPVLLAAENFGCGSSREGAVWALMGLGVRCVIAPSFGDIFFNNCFQNGVLPLRLPIAQVEALAAQCAGGAAMKVDLQARTITAPDGHVSPFEIDSLRREALLHGLDDIGLTLKDDALIRAWQQADRARRPWAWPAAQGAAA from the coding sequence ATGACCCCCTTCACCTGCGTCACGGGCGCCGCCGTGCCCCTGATGCGCGCCAACATCGACACCGACGTGATCATCCGCATCGAACGCCTCACCTCGTTCCAGCGCGATCAGCTCGGCCCCTATGCCTTCGAGGCGCTGCGCCTGCGCTCCGACGGCAGCGAAGACCCTGCCTGCGTGCTCAACCAGCCTGCGTTCCGCCGGGCGCCCGTGCTGCTGGCCGCCGAGAACTTCGGCTGCGGCTCCTCGCGCGAAGGGGCGGTGTGGGCGCTGATGGGGCTGGGCGTGCGCTGCGTGATCGCACCCAGCTTCGGCGACATCTTCTTCAACAACTGCTTTCAGAACGGCGTGCTGCCGCTTCGCCTGCCCATCGCGCAGGTCGAGGCGCTGGCGGCGCAATGCGCGGGCGGCGCCGCAATGAAGGTCGATCTGCAGGCGCGGACGATCACAGCGCCGGACGGGCACGTGTCGCCGTTCGAGATCGACTCGCTGCGCCGGGAAGCGCTGCTGCATGGCCTTGACGACATCGGCCTCACGCTGAAGGACGACGCACTGATCCGCGCATGGCAGCAGGCCGACCGCGCGCGCCGCCCCTGGGCCTGGCCCGCCGCGCAGGGAGCAGCCGCTTGA
- a CDS encoding YbhB/YbcL family Raf kinase inhibitor-like protein yields MSTATASGSLRSHPWVLRWAGLLMRGRHAGDASLACSDAALARLPAAIELRSADFAHGAAMPQRQAGEGVGGNRSPALAWRGLPPQATHWLLLCEDPDVPLPRAIVHVLAWGPSSVNALPEGALNSGHGPTGVTQAMNSLGRPDYDGPRPLPGHGPHRYAFQLYAVDAMPPPGLSREAGLLPWLRAHALARGRIDGLYQRDWRGRTVKPSPP; encoded by the coding sequence TTGAGCACGGCCACCGCATCGGGCTCGCTACGCAGCCATCCGTGGGTGCTGCGCTGGGCCGGTCTGCTCATGCGCGGGCGCCATGCCGGCGACGCGAGCCTGGCCTGCAGCGATGCGGCGCTCGCCCGACTGCCCGCCGCCATCGAGCTGCGCAGCGCGGACTTCGCGCACGGCGCAGCCATGCCACAGCGGCAGGCGGGCGAAGGCGTCGGCGGCAATCGCTCACCCGCGTTGGCGTGGCGGGGACTGCCACCGCAGGCGACGCATTGGCTGCTGCTGTGCGAAGACCCCGACGTGCCGCTGCCGCGAGCCATCGTGCATGTGCTCGCATGGGGCCCGTCGTCGGTGAACGCGCTGCCCGAAGGCGCCTTGAACAGCGGCCATGGCCCGACAGGCGTGACGCAGGCAATGAACAGCCTCGGTCGCCCAGACTACGACGGCCCGCGACCCCTGCCCGGCCACGGCCCGCACCGCTACGCGTTCCAGCTCTATGCGGTGGACGCCATGCCGCCACCGGGCCTTTCTCGCGAAGCAGGCCTGCTGCCCTGGCTGCGCGCCCACGCGCTCGCACGCGGACGCATTGACGGCCTTTACCAGCGCGACTGGCGCGGCCGCACCGTCAAGCCATCGCCGCCCTGA